The Thermoanaerobaculia bacterium genome includes a window with the following:
- a CDS encoding GspH/FimT family protein, whose protein sequence is MISATPRVSNRGFTIIELIVVVAIVGIVLAIALPYFGVISRRAHLDAAARAVQMDLLKARVAALRRGSDVGVEVSTDVSKDSYHSAIVYIDANANGVLDSGETILARSPLPPSDANLVYRIAALNSVAPGTSAQTFSFVFSPLGNATTGSSSKALFLSDGKGNLIQVGVPIATSGKVAMTKLSGASYVPPPWIWY, encoded by the coding sequence GTGATTTCCGCCACGCCACGCGTTTCGAATCGCGGCTTCACGATCATCGAGCTGATCGTCGTCGTCGCGATCGTGGGGATCGTCCTCGCGATCGCCCTGCCCTATTTCGGGGTCATCTCACGGCGTGCCCACCTCGACGCGGCGGCACGCGCGGTTCAGATGGACCTGCTCAAGGCGCGCGTCGCCGCACTTCGGAGAGGTTCCGACGTCGGGGTCGAAGTATCGACCGACGTCAGCAAGGATTCCTACCATTCGGCGATCGTCTACATAGACGCCAATGCCAACGGCGTGCTGGACAGCGGTGAGACGATCCTTGCGAGGTCGCCGCTTCCTCCCAGTGACGCGAATCTCGTCTATCGAATCGCGGCGCTCAACAGCGTTGCTCCGGGAACGAGTGCCCAAACGTTCTCGTTCGTCTTCTCGCCGCTCGGAAACGCGACGACCGGCAGCTCCTCGAAGGCTCTCTTTCTCTCCGATGGGAAAGGGAACCTGATTCAGGTTGGAGTTCCGATCGCGACTTCGGGCAAGGTCGCGATGACGAAATTGTCCGGCGCGTCCTACGTTCCGCCGCCGTGGATATGGTACTGA
- a CDS encoding sigma-54 dependent transcriptional regulator: MSASPPRSDTPDLAGFRVLVVDDEESIRFGLGRLLAQRGAQTEAAPSIGAAAALLDRFRPDAILLDLKLPDADGLSGLRRLREARPDARIVMMTGFGTIENAVEAVKSGAEDFLTKPVAPEHLFHVLGRLAEAKRLEIENRALKRELNEADPELFWGESAAVVSLLAEAKRVARSDSLVVLTGESGTGKGALARQIHRWSARSAAPFVNVNCAGLSHDLLESELFGHEKGAFTGAGSAKPGLFELAHRGTLFLDEVAEIDLSLQARLLKAIEEKRFHRVGGIAERVVDVRVIVATNRDLKTEVAAGRFRQDLYFRLNVLELVLPPLRERPEDAPLLAARFLVEFDAKAGHPQPRALTPAAQRLLSAYSWPGNVREVRNLAERISILGTDSAIDAPEITRLLGVPREAAGKSALPTLEEKEREYVADVLRLTGGNKSAAAEILGITRATLYAKLKGSEEPASR; this comes from the coding sequence AGCGCAGACGGAAGCGGCTCCCTCGATCGGCGCCGCCGCGGCGCTCCTCGACCGGTTCCGCCCGGACGCGATCCTCCTCGACCTGAAGCTTCCCGACGCCGACGGGCTTTCCGGCCTTCGCCGGCTCCGCGAGGCGCGCCCCGACGCGCGGATCGTGATGATGACGGGCTTCGGCACGATCGAGAACGCGGTCGAGGCCGTCAAGTCGGGAGCGGAAGATTTCCTCACGAAACCAGTCGCTCCCGAGCATCTGTTCCACGTGCTCGGCCGCCTGGCCGAGGCGAAGCGCCTCGAGATCGAGAACCGGGCGCTCAAGCGCGAGCTGAACGAAGCGGATCCGGAGCTCTTCTGGGGCGAGTCGGCGGCGGTCGTCTCGCTGCTCGCCGAAGCGAAGCGGGTCGCCCGTTCCGACTCGCTCGTCGTGCTGACGGGGGAGAGCGGCACGGGAAAGGGAGCGCTCGCGCGCCAGATCCACCGCTGGAGCGCCCGATCCGCCGCGCCATTCGTCAACGTCAACTGCGCGGGTCTTTCGCACGATCTCCTCGAGTCGGAGCTCTTCGGGCACGAGAAGGGCGCCTTCACGGGCGCGGGATCGGCCAAACCCGGTCTCTTCGAGCTCGCCCACCGCGGCACGCTCTTTCTCGACGAGGTCGCCGAGATCGATCTCTCGCTGCAGGCCCGGCTGCTGAAAGCGATCGAGGAGAAGCGCTTCCACCGCGTCGGCGGGATCGCCGAGCGCGTCGTGGACGTCCGCGTGATCGTGGCGACGAACCGCGACCTGAAGACCGAGGTCGCCGCCGGCCGCTTCCGGCAGGACCTGTATTTCCGCCTGAACGTCCTCGAGCTCGTCCTGCCTCCGCTTCGCGAGCGGCCGGAGGACGCGCCGCTCCTCGCGGCGCGGTTTCTCGTGGAGTTCGACGCGAAAGCCGGGCATCCGCAGCCGCGTGCGCTGACGCCGGCCGCGCAGCGGCTTCTCTCGGCGTATTCCTGGCCGGGGAACGTTCGCGAGGTGCGGAACCTCGCGGAGCGGATCTCGATTCTCGGGACGGACTCGGCGATCGACGCGCCGGAGATCACGCGGCTCCTCGGCGTGCCGCGCGAGGCGGCCGGCAAGAGCGCGCTTCCGACGCTCGAGGAGAAGGAGCGCGAGTACGTCGCCGACGTGCTGCGCCTGACGGGGGGGAACAAGTCCGCGGCGGCGGAAATCCTCGGCATCACCCGGGCCACTCTCTACGCGAAGCTGAAGGGGAGCGAGGAGCCGGCTTCGCGCTGA
- a CDS encoding type II secretion system protein: MGRRVRGFTLVEVLIALALMAIAMLAIVPLFANSMKSNAVGQDFASLNALAKERLEEILQYNFTDARLTVPTGAEVTLDVAGTPTLVAGQLYRNMHPLTQTDGTVSLSYPYELVYVVQDYNLDAFGRPDFTTAVDDSDASWTAKTGVKLITVFAASSRESLSGTTYNLGSNTTDPTKLLLSSGSTGKQIRISAVKSP; this comes from the coding sequence ATGGGCCGGCGAGTCCGCGGGTTCACGCTGGTCGAGGTGCTGATCGCTCTCGCCCTGATGGCGATCGCCATGCTCGCCATCGTTCCCCTCTTCGCGAACTCGATGAAGAGCAACGCCGTCGGCCAGGACTTCGCGTCGCTGAATGCTCTCGCGAAGGAGCGCCTGGAGGAAATCCTCCAGTACAACTTCACGGATGCGCGTCTGACCGTTCCCACGGGGGCGGAGGTCACTCTCGATGTCGCCGGGACTCCCACCCTCGTCGCCGGCCAGCTCTATCGAAACATGCACCCCCTGACGCAAACGGACGGAACGGTCTCCCTCTCCTACCCGTACGAGCTGGTGTACGTCGTGCAGGACTACAACCTCGACGCTTTCGGCCGTCCGGATTTCACGACCGCCGTGGACGACAGCGACGCTTCGTGGACCGCCAAGACCGGCGTGAAGCTCATCACCGTATTCGCCGCATCGTCCCGCGAAAGCCTTTCGGGGACGACGTACAACCTCGGGTCGAACACGACCGACCCGACGAAGCTCTTGCTGTCGTCCGGATCGACGGGCAAGCAGATTCGGATCAGCGCCGTGAAATCCCCGTAG